The proteins below are encoded in one region of Salvelinus alpinus chromosome 27, SLU_Salpinus.1, whole genome shotgun sequence:
- the LOC139555809 gene encoding vertnin-like, producing MIQRKEMVLSVLGELQDATESSGLDALTRVALEVHQVLTPFTLPSSPCHEFPDWEGIDGKARSLYPADAPGGLLPLVCKGEGNLLFDAASMLLVGTTSLSLELQVRTVVEMLLWKRYYLGGMIDSKVMLQAARFSLRAEESQDMLNLPLSVLEAIFDADVKASCFPGSYANMWHLYALSSVLQCNIYSVYPMYNLKIRPYFNRLIRPRYYPKDMDPITIHIMWSGELEGGSSRFRPRVFVALVHSSVLQMDSPNDEQRVPPLKTLELLNQDFHLSYSSLKDKYNITKSTFYRWKRQTQEHRKRSAARYEAKHFLQACYLEGKLIPLHQFKEFFPEISRSTYYAWKHELISSGGSFSTFSAGEVSPGDSTEQESWSSPESKLGQEEDHEVEPDAEHHDSVASLFGLNYNNDKMDGERAQNMALMQEAKKVLQNCIARNTSFPFRIFKRSFPGISRSTYYNWRREAMLCNRGYKVGSRENSLDADKSSPTGGLSPIGGTESRGHAATVFPRVKICSNNHKRFRMVFLRRKKLREAAKVKVWRSKWPLSRFRVRYPSLSLCFYWLWRNGPSGTRKEEITTPSLEMDRSEIIMEYNNDAVKDNGMMMTESDIKTKAPIQDVFSFEGDPTEDLRGPVTMTSVTFPFDTPLPNPTKMSATAAPTDDQMFVMDLVALANFKAKAKVFLQQRFEEKSFPTFKEFRSFFPLTPRSTYYMWKRALHHGVPLVHG from the exons ATGATTCAGAGGAAGGAGATGGTACTCTCAGTCCTAGGGGAGCTGCAGGATGCCACAGAGAGCTCCGGCCTGGACGCCCTCACCAGGGTAGCTCTGGAGGTCCACCAGGTCCTGACCCCCTTCACCCTGCCTTCCTCACCCTGCCACGAGTTCCCTGACTGGGAAGGCATCGACGGCAAGGCCCGTAGCCTGTACCCTGCTGACGCCCCCGGAGGCCTCCTGCCTCTGGTCTGTAAGGGAGAAGGGAACCTGCTGTTTGATGCAGCCAGCATGCTGCTAGTGGGGACTACTAGTCTCAGTCTGGAGCTACAG GTACGTACGGTGGTGGAGATGCTGCTGTGGAAGAGGTACTACCTGGGTGGTATGATCGACTCGAAGGTGATGCTGCAGGCGGCCAGGTTCAGCCTGCGTGCCGAGGAGTCCCAGGACATGCTCAACCTCCCCCTCTCAGTCCTCGAAGCTATCTTCGACGCCGACGTCAAAGCCTCCTGCTTCCCCGGCTCCTACGCTAACATGTGGCACCTGTACGCTCTTTCCTCCGTCCTCCAGTGCAACATCTATTCTGTCTACCCCATGTACAACCTGAAGATACGACCCTACTTCAACCGCCTGATAAGACCCAGGTACTACCCCAAAGACATGGATCCTATCACCATACACATTATGTGGTCTGGAGAGCTGGAGGGGGGCTCCTCCAGGTTCAGACCTAGAGTCTTTGTAGCGTTAGTCCATTCTAGTGTCCTCCAGATGGACAGTCCTAACGACGAGCAGAGGGTCCCCCCTCTGAAGACACTGGAGCTTCTCAACCAGGACTTTCACCTGTCCTACTCCAGTCTGAAGGACAAGTACAACATCACCAAGAGTACCTTCTACCGCTGGAAACGGCAGACGCAAGAGCACCGCAAAAGGTCTGCTGCCAG GTACGAGGCCAAACACTTCCTCCAAGCGTGCTATCTGGAAGGGAAGCTCATCCCTCTGCATCAGTTCAAGGAGTTCTTCCCTGAGATCTCCAGATCCACCTACTATGCATGGAAGCACGAGCTGATCTCGTCCGGCGGTAGTTTCTCCACGTTCTCCGCGGGCGAGGTGAGTCCAGGGGACAGCACGGAGCAGGAGTCCTGGTCCTCCCCAGAGTCCAAGCTCGGGCAGGAGGAAGACCATGAGGTAGAACCAGACGCAGAGCATCACGACAGCGTGGCCAGTCTGTTCGGCCTGAACTACAACAATGATAAGATGGATGGAGAACGGGCCCAAAACATGGCACTGATGCAGGAGGCCAAGAAGGTTCTTCAGAACTGCATCGCTAGGAACACCTCGTTCCCCTTCCGCATCTTCAAGAGGAGCTTCCCTGGGATCTCCAG GTCGACTTACTACaactggaggagagaggccaTGCTATGTAACCGTGGCTACAAGGTCGGAAGCAGAGAAAACAGCTTGGACGCGGATAAGAGTAGTCCAACTGGTGGTCTGTCCCCTATCGGGGGGACTGAGAGCCGTGGTCACGCTGCCACCGTCTTCCCCAGAGTTAAGATCTGTAGCAACAACCATAAAAGGTTCAGGATGGTGTTCCTACGCAGGAAGAAGCTGAGAGAAGCTGCCAAGGTGAAGGTGTGGAGGTCAAAATGGCCTCTGTCTAGGTTCAGAGTGCGGTacccctccctgtccctctgtttctACTGGCTGTGGCGTAACGGCCCCAGTGGAACCAGGAAGGAGGAAATCACCACCCCGTCTCTAGAGATGGACAGGTCTGAGATTATTATGGAGTACAACAACGACGCAGTGAAAGACAATGGGATGATGATGACAGAGAGTGACATAAAGACAAAGGCTCCAATTCAGGACGTGTTCTCCTTTGAGGGGGACCCAACAGAGGATCTGAGAGGCCCCGTCACCATGACCTCTGTGACATTCCCCTTCGACACCCCTCTCCCCAACCCAACCAAGATGTCCGCCACCGCCGCTCCCACAGACGACCAGATGTTTGTGATGGATCTGGTGGCCCTGGCCAACTTCAAGGCCAAGGCCAAAGTGTTCCTGCAGCAACGCTTCGAGGAGAAGTCCTTCCCCACGTTCAAGGAGTTCAGGTCCTTCTTCCCCCTGACTCCCCGCTCCACCTACTATATGTGGAAGAGAGCCCTGCATCACGGAGTGCCACTGGTACATGGCTGA